The following nucleotide sequence is from Drosophila simulans strain w501 chromosome 3L, Prin_Dsim_3.1, whole genome shotgun sequence.
ataatatttatgtcatgtgataaattttaaatggatGCTCAgtatttaatcaaattgatATTTCGAAGCTAGACCTATAAGTTAGGTTCTAAAGATTTGTCCAAGTAAGTCCACCCACGCAAGCCGGGTAAATCGACCCACTCTAATGAAGGTGCTGCACGTATCCCGAATCCCGACTCACTCAACGAGGCACCAAAACTAACCGTAGAACCTCAACCAAGGGGAATCCCCCACTTACGATTAACCTGTACATATAACCACGCTTAAAGCTTTCCATTCTCAAGGTCccactcttttttttctctactgcacgcacacacacaaagaaaacGACATctgtgttaattaatttaatgcttAATCACATCCAAATGtaacataatttatatatcGAAACACTGTGCAATTAGCGCTTAGAATAAGTTCATTAGGGGTACTCACTGCCGCACACGAAATTTATATTGTGTAAGTGATTGGGGAGAAATCGATTCACGTATTAATCTTGCCATATtaacaaaaagtaaattaataaaactcTCTGTTCATCACTTGGAACTCCCCATTCTGCCCCTTAGcgtaatttataaataaacaataaaaataactataGCCGTTTTTTGGCCAATAGCTGTTCATTTCCGAGGAATGAATACCCGTTGCCTAAAAACCTTAGCCATGTATTGCGAAAAATGTTATTGTTAAGCAGTTtaaagacaataaaaaaagtatttaaattataaatatttatcgtattttatttattgctgaGTAAGTCTATGCCTAAAACTTCACTCAGTTGCTAACGTTTTTAACCGATTCCCCATAATTCCACTGATATCGAGGGAAAACAAATCCGATTGAAACCTTATCGGCTCGACAAACACATTAACCGGTCAATCTTATCGGGTGATGACACCCAAACAACCCACAAAGGTGACTCAGTAGTGAAAAGTAATTGCAGCAATGAGGGCCTTGTTTCTACTCCCGGTGTTCATGCTTTTGGGCACGTTTTGCTCCCTGGAGGCGGCAAATATCCTGTGCTTGGTGAGCACGGCCAAGCACAACAATCCCAGCTGGTCGAAGCCCCTTTTCGACGCCCTCTTGGCCAATGGTCATAACCTACTGGTCATCAGTACAGCCCCCAATCCGGAGCCAAAGAAGCAAGTGGACGGTCTAGTGTACTTCCATTTGCCCAACGAATACGATGTGATGAAGAGGCACTTCCTCCATGAGGAACCGCGCGAGTACAAGAATATGGTGACCCTCAATCAACTGCTGGTGTGGTACGAGGTCCTCTTGGGCAGCTGCCGTGCTCTCCTCAACTCGGATACCATGAGCAGCAAGATGCCAGAGCTGCGCGCCGAACTGTGCATGGAATATGATCTGATCATTACGGATGTCACCCAAGGCATTGAGTGCTTCATGGATTTGGTGTCCGGCTGGCGTTCCAAGCCAGTTCTTGGCTTGAGTGCTGGTAAGCTCACCCCAGACCTTATGTCCCTACTCCGAGCGGAAAACACCATAAATGCGGCCCGGATTCCGCACTATATTAGCCCAGTTCCCAAGAATATGGGCTTCTGGAACAGACTTCACAACCACATCATGTACTATGCAGAGCCACTGTGAGTTCAGAAATCATCTACTACTATTCCCAATGATCATACTGTCCCAATCACTAGGATTCACTTAGTGGTCACTCGTCCTGTTCTTAGTCAACTAATGAAGGCGGAAAAAGGTTTCCCCAATCTGCAAATAGTGCTCCTAAATACCCATCCAACCTTGGATTATGTTCAGAACCTTCCGCCCGGAGTCATCGAAGTGGGTGGTCTCCACATCAAGAAGCAGACCAGTCCTCTGCCCGCGTATATACAAGAATTCACGGATAAGTTCGTCGACGGCATCGTGTACATCAATATGCCCTATATTGAGTATATGAATGGCCAGGGATTGAAGGCTATGTATACGATGATTCATGACAATCCCAGTGTTGCCTTTATATGGAATGTGGAGCAACTAGAGCAGTTGCCGGCCAAGAAACCCAATCTGTTGACGCTCCATGTGAATCAATCACTACAGCAAGACATCTTGGGTaggttttgtatttttcacgTCTTAAGAAGAATTAGAAACATACTTTTGTTTATGACAATCAGCTATGCGGGACGTCAAGGGGTTCCTGAATCATGGAGATAGCTTCAGTCTTCAGGAGGCGATTCACTATGGAGTGCCCGTCGTCGTGCTTCCCCTTAAACTAGAGGAATTTAATGTGAGTTTGTTTGGTATTTTAATTATCTTAAATCACATTACATTTAACTTTATCCTGCAGAACGCCCAACGTGTAATGGAACGCAACTTGGGAGTGATGCTTAAGGCCAAGGAATTCAACCAAACCTCCCTGTCGGATGCCCTCACGCGAATCCTGGATGAGGAACGTTTCACAAGTGCCCTCTACCAGGCCCAGTTGAAGTTCCGGACCCGTCCACAATCCGCCCTGGAATTGGCTGTATGGCATGTGGAACAACTTATCGCCGAACCACGACTATTTAAACATTTCGCACAAACTGAGGCGTTAGCCCAAAATTTCTGCGTGGCCAATTCCCTAGATGTCCTGACCGTGCCTCTCATTGTTCTCCTGGCTGCGGTGGTATCTTTGGCCAACTTGGTCTACGTCTTACACACTGGAGGATCCAAAGGTCAACGTTCTTTCGAAAAAACAGTACCCAAAAAACCTAAGAAGTCAAAGAAGAGCTCCAAGTCGGATAAGGTACCAATGAATGTAACACTCAAACTAGAAACCACCGAATTAATCGAAGATCTAAATGATGAGATTCTCGAGGGTGAGGAGCAACTGCTCAAAGGGGAAGAAAAGCCCCTCGAGGTGAAGAAAGAAGACTAAATGTTTGCTCATGTACCAAAAAAGACTGCGAATAAATAATTGTAACGATCTCCGCAACATCAATTCATTAATTTGGCAAAGCCCATTTCAGGTATTTTGACCTACATCTTAATATAATATGgcaaaatttcatatttggagaaaactcaattaaaatgcaaatcaaacatGAGGTATAGCTATATGCTTGGGGTCTATTCCCCTctttgtttaaactttttagCTAGATCAATAAAAACGTACAGCCGAAAAGTATACCTTTCTTTTTAAGAATATACTATTCCCATTTTGGCTCTCTTAATTCAAAGAGCGAAAATATCTCAAATAAATCCCCTCAGGTAGGTAGATTCACCACAGGTAGGCACAACTTCGATCCCAGAGTGCGTTTAATGCCTTTTTCCAAAATGCTGAGCCGGCAATAAAACCCTCAGACCCACGTAGACTCCAGTGCATTTCGAGAATTTGCCGCGAAAAGACCAGAGATTCGACGAAAAATGCTGACCAAACTGTTAAAGATTAGCTGCACCTCGAGGCAGTGCACCTTTGCCAAGCCGTATCAGGCGATTCCAGGACCACGAGGGCCCTTTGGAATGGGTAACCTATACAACTACCTGCCCGGAATCGGATCCTATTCCTGGCTAAGGTTGCACCAAGCCGGACAGGATAAGTATGAGAAATATGGCGCAATTGTGAGGGAAACTATAATTCCTGGGCAGGATATCGTCTGGTTGTACGATCCCAAGGACATAGCTTCGCTGCTCAACGAGCGGGACTGTCCGCAGAGAAGAAGTCACCTGGCACTGGCCCAATATCGCAAAAGTCGACCGGATGTCTATAAAACCACCGGCTTGCTGCCCACCAATGGTCCGGAATGGTGGCGTATACGTGCCCAGGTGCAAAAG
It contains:
- the LOC6736711 gene encoding UDP-glucosyltransferase 2 is translated as MRALFLLPVFMLLGTFCSLEAANILCLVSTAKHNNPSWSKPLFDALLANGHNLLVISTAPNPEPKKQVDGLVYFHLPNEYDVMKRHFLHEEPREYKNMVTLNQLLVWYEVLLGSCRALLNSDTMSSKMPELRAELCMEYDLIITDVTQGIECFMDLVSGWRSKPVLGLSAGKLTPDLMSLLRAENTINAARIPHYISPVPKNMGFWNRLHNHIMYYAEPLIHLVVTRPVLSQLMKAEKGFPNLQIVLLNTHPTLDYVQNLPPGVIEVGGLHIKKQTSPLPAYIQEFTDKFVDGIVYINMPYIEYMNGQGLKAMYTMIHDNPSVAFIWNVEQLEQLPAKKPNLLTLHVNQSLQQDILAMRDVKGFLNHGDSFSLQEAIHYGVPVVVLPLKLEEFNNAQRVMERNLGVMLKAKEFNQTSLSDALTRILDEERFTSALYQAQLKFRTRPQSALELAVWHVEQLIAEPRLFKHFAQTEALAQNFCVANSLDVLTVPLIVLLAAVVSLANLVYVLHTGGSKGQRSFEKTVPKKPKKSKKSSKSDKVPMNVTLKLETTELIEDLNDEILEGEEQLLKGEEKPLEVKKED